In the genome of Danio rerio strain Tuebingen ecotype United States chromosome 23, GRCz12tu, whole genome shotgun sequence, one region contains:
- the ndnl2 gene encoding necdin-like 2, translating into MSQRKKATSASQNKTQRRSQLLLEEDEDANFSQITSSQAQRARENFTSDQIDHKVAEVVQFILIKDQKKIPIRRADIGKHVIKDYKHIYAEVMNRVCRTFEQVFGLKLVEIDLKQHIYILINKLEPIRGQTVSMHPGNPKMGLLFVILSVIFMKGGTIKENLVWNTLKKLRLDPGEKHDEFGDVKKVVTEEFVRQKYLEYGKIPHTEPVEYEFRWGLRAEKEVSKLKLLEFVGELFDQDPQNWTQQFREASTSGTSSQST; encoded by the exons ATGTCTCAGAGGAAGAAAGCGACTTCAGCTTCTCAGAACAAAACTCAGAGA CGATCACAGTTATTGCTGGAGGAAGATGAGGATGCAAACTTCAGCCAAATAACATCATCACAGGCTCAGAGAGCTCGAGAGAACTTCACGTCTGACCAGATAGACCACAAG GTGGCAGAGGTGGTCCAGTTCATCTTGattaaagaccaaaaaaaaatccCCATCCGAAGAGCAg ACATTGGAAAACATGTGATAAAGGACTACAAACACATCTATGCGGAAGTCATGAACAGAGTTTGCCGTACATTTGAGCAG GTATTTGGATTAAAACTAGTGGAGATTGATCTCAAACAACACATTTATATTCTGATCAATAAACTGGAGCCTATTCGTGGACAAACAGTGAGCAT GCATCCTGGAAACCCAAAGATGGGTCTGCTGTTTGTCATACTTAGTGTAATTTTTATGAAGGGTGGTACCATCAAAGAGA ATCTGGTGTGGAATACACTCAAGAAGCTGCGGTTGGATCCAGG GGAAAAGCATGATGAGTTTGGAGATGTAAAGAAGGTGGTCACTGAAGAGTTTGTACGGCAGAA ATATCTGGAGTATGGAAAGATTCCTCACACAGAACCGGTGGAATATGAATTCCGCTGGGGTCTGCGGGCAGAGAAGGAGGTGTCTAAACTCAAACTGCTGGAGTTCGTTGGAGag